gttactggtaacgctagccattaagtgctataaatgacaattaagcctataagtaaatgctcgaccgttgttggtgcagagtggctttagatcttctgctcGTCGAGTGGTTTCTgcgacggtcgagtgacattgattcttccgagtggaacgtctctggtcgagtggatgatggtaccctttgaacgattctggctttagggtgatgtcctaggggaaggtgtctaggtcaggcctatgaccctaccctaggtacatagcctcATTAGCGTGGGGAGGAGAAGAGCCGAGGAACGAAAGGAGGAAGGGCAGGGGGTAGGCGGAGCTCCATTGGTGAGAGGTTGGGTGGGCTCGGATCCAGCTATGGGTGAGGGAAAAACAGGTTTTTTTTTTCACCACCGTGAACGCAGGGGAATAAGACAGATTGACTGCTTTTGGAAACTGAATGATGACACGGCACATCGCTGATGTGGAcagtgtgcatgatgagagaatagaAAGCAGTGGGGAGGAAATTTTTAAGAATGGTAGATCCATAGAGGGATTTTGACACATAAAATGAGGGCAGTATAAAGCACTCTGCTATGTCGCGCTCGGTAAGTCGAAGTGCTAATGAACTGACAAGTTAATAGCCAAATTTATCCAATACATCTTGTTCTTCTGCTGCTATATCGTCTATCACTATTGAAGTATGGGCATCCAGTTGTAAGTTTTACTTGCACAAAAAAAGATCATATGCTTGAGAGGTGTTAGCAAAAGCATAAAGATAGAAGAGCTGAAATGTACAACATATGTGTATCTCAGGAACATGGGTGCTTGCATTCAAGTGTTCTTCATGACTTAGTACTGATGCCGCCACAAATCTTTTTACGGGAAACACGAGACTATAATGAtttaaacttatttggactcccATAAAATAGATTCACAATAGATAGCTCTTCTCATGGACGAGGTAGTGAAATGCCATTATACTCCACTGCAACAAAAAGAATGTTGGAGGTGTTCAGTAATTATCTAGTACCATAGTAGCATTAGAAAAGTAGGCACATTGTTCAATCCCTTTGGGAGCCAAACTATTTAGCTAGATGCAGAAGGAGTCCTCTGGGTCCTCCCTTAAGTAGCACTCAACTTGTCAAAAACTATGGTGTTACAACCTATTTTTGTTAAAGAACTGGTAAAGAAAAATTTAATTGGCTGTGTGCCTCACTTCAAGTTTCAAAATTATAATCAAAGGTCCATAGCCAAAGGCAACTCCAAACATGGATCTTCTTTTCTAGACACCAAACCTGGGATACCCATTGAACCGAAGCTTCACATAGAAAATTGTGGATATACACATATATGTACGACAAAGTAGATTGTTCGGTCAATTAATTAAGCTTGCCTTCATTGTGCGAGCTGGGAATTAATTGTGGGATAATTCAAAGTGTTCTGTTAAGATAGAACAAGGAAAAGCAAGAGTGAGGTGTTATATATATCCCTTTTTTCACTTTTCTTCACCATCTAAACTATGTCCATGATATACAACCCATGACAAGATTTGTCGTCACACTAACTCTGGATTGATGGATGCATCATGCATGTATATCTTAATAAGTGATATACCATATAAATTATCTCAACAGGCACACATGATATATGGATCTCCGGTATAGGCAATAGCTAGGTGGTACACACACTTATTTTGTGTCATCCCCCCGTTTGTTGTCTTGCTCATGTGGGTGAAATAGTTGAGCTCCACAACTCTTTCATATCTCACTTCCACTTTGTACAAAAGCACGATCCAAAAGGGGTTTCAAGGCGCACCTCTTTATCTCTAATCTTCCACACGCATGCTTGCGCCTGGTTTAGTTAATCGTTACCTAGCGCTATCTGTcacttggcctcctcctcccctcctcctcctcctcgtacaGTAGCGTCAAAAGCACGATTGAAAGTATGTGTCTCTCGTCTTGCATACATGTGTGCACTTGTTTAGTTACTGGAGCCATTCCACTCACTCCTACGACAGTGCCAGCACTAGCTAGATTCTAGTACAAGGTACCTTTCCACCTAATACAATATGCCAAACCAATTTAGGACAGGCTCGGTTTGCAAATTGCAATGGATCAACAGGGATTGAAGGGGAATAGCAGGAATTGTGCCAAGTTCCGTACCAATCCCCCCTCCGTTCCTCCTATCCATACTATGTCGAACAAGCACTTAAAGCATGCATGCAGGCCTGCTGGTGCCTTTCACTGTCATGTTGGCCCGCCCTTTCTATCCACACATTTATTATTCATAAAACAAACACTAGAAATTCCATGCATTACTTACACCTTAGTCAATTGTTTTGCTGATTTTGCTTACATGGCTATTTTCATGTTTCTGATAATTATTTGTCTTTTTTTGGTTGCAAAGTTTCATGAAACAAAATCACATTTGTCATTTCTTCACCATTTTGGCCTATGAATTGTATGTACCTTTGTCAATGCTATTTTCTCCAAATTTTTGTTGATGAACAAAGAATTTCGTGCATATGATCCATCATTTTGGACTACGAATAGACCTGTAAGCCATTTTTGCACAACCCTATAATAAAACGTTTTTTTCATCCAGTTTTTTCGCTTATGTTTGAGGTACGATAACCAACGGTGAATAAGAAAAGAAGAATATATATAAGAAAAAGATCACCAAATGATTTTAGTCAGAAGGGCCCTCGAATCGACCTCTTTTCCTGCTTCACTTTACAATAATGAAAGTGCTTCGTACCATAACATTTTTCCTTTGGGAGCAAAGCACAAGCCAAAAGAGCTAAAGCATGTCTCATCCTTTTACACATACTGTGATTGGTCTCTAATTAGACGTTTAGTTGCTATTATTACCACTGATCACTACCACTCAGTACAACAGTGTCACTAGATTCTTCTCCTACCCCGCTTCCTTTCCAAAGCAAAAGGATAATACCGATTCAGTCTCTTGGAAGTGCTTATAAGGATAGTGCGTGTGCGCGCGCGTTCATAAAAATGAGTGTATGCGTGTATATATGAGTGCTTatgtctatactgtgttaaaaacacaAAAGGATACAATAATAATACAAGCGAAGTTGCCACGCGTGCATGCACAAATATCCCATTGCCATGCATGGACCCGTTCTGGCGTCTGCCACTACCACATGGGCCCGTTTCTACCTGTCCTGGGCCCACTACTCCTTCCACTGCCGTGACATCCAACGATTCATCTACGCTATAAAAACTCACAAGCTCACGACGCACGGTCagaactcacacacacacacatccgcTCAGTCAAAGCCCTTAGCCACCGGAGTATTCCAGACCACAGCAACACTATGCGGGCTCCGGCGAACCTCCTGCACCGCAGCACGGCCGTCACAGCCGGCCCCAGCGAGCCGTCTCCGTCTCCTTCCTCGCTGCCGCCGCCTCATCCGGAGCAGCAGCAGACGGCGCCGGTCATGGCGATGGACTCGGACATGGTGGTGATACTGGCGTCGCTGCTGTGTGCGCTAGTCTgtgtcctcggcctcggcctcgTCTCCCGGTGCGTGTGTGGGCGACGACGCTCTAACTCTACTTCATCCTCCGTGCCTCTTCCCCCGAAAGGCCTCAAGAAGAAGGCCATCGACGCGCTCCCCACCGTCTCCTTCACCGTGGCCGGTGCCTCACCGCAGTCATCGTCATCAGCGGCGGCATGCTCGTCGTCATTGGAGTGCGCGATATGCCTTGCAGAGTTTACGGACGGAGAGAGCGTGCGCGTGCTCCCGCGCTGCGGCCACAACTTCCACATGACCTGCGTCGACGCCTGGCTTCGGACGTGCGCCACCTGCCCCTCCTGCCGCGCCCCCATCGTTGTCACACCGGCTCAGCCGCCGGTGGGGCCAACGGTGGTCGTGGTGGTGGCAACGGCGAACAACAGGTGCAGGAGGTGCGGCGAGCTGGAAGCGCCGGCTGGTGGTGCGGATAGCACGTTCTTGCCTTAGCTTTTATCTTACTCTTTTTCGAGTGTTACTGTTAGGTACTAGTATACTAGTATTAATTGCTTGGCAGTTTGTCAGGGAGCCGGAGGAACTGAATCTTTTGTGAGACATATTGGATGTACGCATCTCATGCATGTGGGCTTCGTGTAATTTCAAATCTGCCTTCTATAAAGTTAAGGCATGCTATTGGTATGCTCTTGGAAAGGAGTCAGACTTGAAATGTTTTCCCTGCAAAAGAGAAAAAGTCCGCTCTTTTTTCAGGGAAAAAAGTCTGTACTGTTGTTGTACCTTGAGTACTCTTCTACCTTTCGTTTTTATCTACCAGCAAAAAAGCCCGTGCATTACAACGGGAGAAGAAAATACCGCACAGTTCTAACCCAATAACCATGACTAAGACCCCAATAGGTCTTGCCGAGGCGTCTCTCTCGGTATAAGATGACAAATCTGCTTTTTTCCATGGAAGATTTTACTGAGCGTACATGCACGATTATCAACTGTTTATTTCGTCTCCAATTTGACTTTGAGGTGTTCATTGCAATTCAGGTCGGTGTCTGTACGAAAGAAAGATAGATCGCGCGCTATTATCAAGGTTGCATCCTAAATAACATTTGAAAAAaatttaacaggtaaaataacatcatattcatattgtacatatttttctaatcaaatttcatatgtAATATGTTAAAATTGAAGTTAGGGTATACAAGATATGGGTATTTAGAAAATTATTATTTCTTCTAAATGGACTGAAGGTTAATTATAGAAATGATAGGGGGTTTTCCGCTAAAATACAAAAAAGATTCATTTTCCGTCACTTAATGATGGAATATCAGGTTATTTACCAAAAAAGAGGGGATTTTATGTAAAATAGTAAAAAAACGGTTCGTAGGATTGTCCCGAACAAAAAACAAGGTGCTTGCAGTAGGATTGGCATGTCTACACAGGTGTAGAGTgggataatgtgcatgtatgcgggaGAAACATGGAAACATTAAAGTTTTTGGCAAATGTGACAGACTAGCTACGTTTGTGATAAGATCATATGAGAAGAAGATATTATAAGATCTCTGCACTTCTGCTGGCTTTCATGATGGGTGGGATGCCCTTTATGTGTACCGTCTAGTCTCGAAGATTCACCTTTTCTGTAGCGAAGAGTTCATCAGCTACCTGGTGATTGAAACGTCCATGGTTTTGAGTTTGGGGACCAGAGCATGTACGCATGTTAGTGTGGTGCAGGTGCAACGGGTCATGGTCAAATTAACAATCTTGTGATCATTCGGATTTTTTGCACCAAATTGTGTCCATGGATTTGGTGTCAGCAGTCTTGTTCGAACCAAAATAATCCCATGTGAGGTACATGCCGCACTAGCGAAAGTTAGAGCATGAATGTTACTCATATTGAGAGTAGCATGCAGGCCGGCCGGCTAAAGCAGACGAATGGACTCAATCCATCTCCAACGGCAATccgcaaagggcatctccaacggcaatcCGTAAATTTCCTCCCGCATTCGTCTGCGGGCAGGAACCAGTCCGCAGAGCCGGATGCAGAAAGACGCCGTCCAACCATAGCCGCAAACATTTTAAACTTTTTTTAACAAATCAGATAAAATTCATGCAAACtcggccggatttcatataaacatgacgaatTTCATACAAATCCGATGAGAATGGTTACACATTAGACATATTTTACCTAAAAAGGTAAAAATATGTGCATGTATAGTCGCACGGAACTCCACTCCCACGACACGGATACACTACGTTAGTCTACGGCCGGCCGCAGCAGATCCCTTTGTCTTTCTCATGTTCGGCAGTCTGCTAACTGGACTGCGGGGAGCCCCGGCCCGGAGGAATATTCTTTCCCCATATTTTCCTATGTCTGGCTACTCCGTTCATTGGAGTGGCAAAGAGGGTGCTTCAGCCGGAGGGAAAGGTGCTTCCGTGAACCTCAAACGGGTGTCCAGCATGGTCTGAGATGAAGACTGGACATGTCACCGGCTGTACAGGCCGGCGATGCACCGACattggccttcatgggatacaagcGGCGGTAGCcacccgtgttctacttctcctcgatgatggcggcaggtGCGGACATGCTGGCCGCGACCTCGTTGACATCCATGTAGCTGGATTCTTTCTCTGCGTGCATGGCGCGGCTACGCGCGCGTCGACGGCGGATGATACGATCGCAGGCACTGGAGGCGGCGATGCATGTGCCATCGTGCTCTCCGTTGTGCCGGGATGGATCAACTTGCCACTCCTCCACGAGCTGGCTTCGAGcgacgagttgctgaaccacgcgccaaCTTAGGGTGGTAAATGGCTCTGTCGGGCTAggcgagggaggtggagcagcgagctgcctcgctcgtatctggcgggctcgggggccacccagccggcttttaCGCCAAAGAACTGCTCTTCAAGCTCGTCGGATGCGatcgaaagagtggagaaaatggtgaaggaggacaTGGGGAGCGATGGagtggtgcgattcttgcccggtgcctggcctcgtttaaatagagggtaGACAGGAGGAGCTTGCCCGACGTTACGTTTAATGAGGTCCACTCATGAACGGACAATGTGGCCGGAGTAGATTTCTCGGCTTCCACGCGAGTTTGTGGAGGCGTTTGAATGaagcaaggaggcgtgttcagctagGCGTGCAGTGGGCGGCGCCCTCGGCTGATGTGCCGCTTCAATGGCAGAGGCAATGAGAGATTGTGTCCGCGCTGAGCCGCCTTCAACGTGGAGAGGTGTGCTCTAGACCAG
The sequence above is drawn from the Triticum aestivum cultivar Chinese Spring chromosome 7A, IWGSC CS RefSeq v2.1, whole genome shotgun sequence genome and encodes:
- the LOC123147230 gene encoding probable E3 ubiquitin-protein ligase ATL44, with translation MRAPANLLHRSTAVTAGPSEPSPSPSSLPPPHPEQQQTAPVMAMDSDMVVILASLLCALVCVLGLGLVSRCVCGRRRSNSTSSSVPLPPKGLKKKAIDALPTVSFTVAGASPQSSSSAAACSSSLECAICLAEFTDGESVRVLPRCGHNFHMTCVDAWLRTCATCPSCRAPIVVTPAQPPVGPTVVVVVATANNRCRRCGELEAPAGGADSTFLP